In the genome of Plectropomus leopardus isolate mb chromosome 19, YSFRI_Pleo_2.0, whole genome shotgun sequence, the window TTACAAGCCAAAGACTCAAGTCCAAACATCTATCATTTTATACAAAGACTCAGATGCCCCAAACCCCTCcttttacatcacacacacacacacacacacacacacacacacacacacacacacacacacacacacacacacactgagcagttCTGTCTGTACATCTGCAAACAGACCGGTCTCGTCTGGCATCATAGTACAACTGCAGGCTATGGAAGCAAAGAGAGACAACATATCACTGTAGATTACATCAACACAAAAGCTTGACTCAGTCCACAGTATCAACACCACTTTCCTTTAACAGGAATTGAATAACAATTACATTGTGACCTGTACCCATGCAAGGAATCTAAACTTACTTAAACTTGgactgaattaatttttttccacacatgcaagacatgaaatgaaaatccTGACATGGTTAAGTAGAGtgcccccctccaaaaaaaaaaagacctaaccCACTGTACACTTTAACAGCTTTGTTGCAGGGGGGCCACATACCTAAAGGGGCTTTGTGTGATATTTCAAAAGGCTGCATCAAAAAGGTCATGGGGGAACAAGGGtcatacaaacacagaacagcacttgtgtggtgtttttttgggcgggggggtggtggtggttgtCAATTCTATAGGTAAACTCTAGCAGACAGGAGATAAGGTACCCGTGGGCTGTTGGACAAAGGGAACGGCAGTTGGCATCTGAAAAGGTAAAGAGTAGTAGTCCCTGACGTGTCAGAGGCCTCCACGTCAGTGGGAGAGTATAAAAGGACCTGCAAGTGTGTGCTATGGTGCGCTAAACATCCACAGTCCTGCAACCATGGGAAAGGTATGAGCTCGCATGTAGTATGGAAACAGCTTTGATGGAGAGGTGAAGGGGGAAAATTTGGGATTTGGAAACATGTGTCAAGTTTCGTAACTGGGAAAGAAAAtgcagcagaggaaaaagaaaagcactaATTCAAGCTATAAAAAATAGTGGATTGCTAACTCTTGAGGACTTAtttttgaggggaaaaacacaCTTATAGGCGTTTGAAAGGGAAACATCAACAATTATATGGCATCCAAAAATGTGACAGATTCATTGTAATTGTGTGACAGTAACAACAAAGTTGACTGTCTTCAGATTGGACGAGCGTACGATGaattctttaaataaaagtcagcTGAAACAAGTTTCAATCGCCTTGATTTTCACCTGTCAAGCTCTGAAAATAATATACAGCAGACAGGAGAGGCTTGTACACTCAAAGGACTCATGAAAAAGTAATTGTTCTAGGGAGAGCAGTGTCCCCTACAGTCCATTCATGAGAATTGCAACTATATGACATTAACTTGAATGATATGTTCTTCTCTCTCACTTTTCAAGATAATTTTCTACGAGGGCCGCAACTTCCAGGGCCGCCACTGGGAGTGCAGCAGCGACTGCATGGACACCTTCAGGCATTTCACCTGCTGCAACTCCATGCGTGTCAGTGGCGGTCACTGGGTGGCCTATGAGAAGCCCCACTACATGGGATACCAGTACATCATCGGCCCTGGCGAGTACCCTGACTACCACTGCTGGATGGGCTTCAACAACTGCATCCGCTCCTGCCAGATGTACCCCCCTGTAAGTCAATCAAACAGACAGATAGGATTGGTACCCCCCCCCACCACAACCCCCCATGCACCCCTCACCTTGTACATCAAATGCCGCTTTAGAAATGGATGTCAATCACCGGCCTTTTGATGTCATTAACAGATACTCAGGCAGGTCATGGCATAAAAGTGTCTGTTGCAAGGTCCACAAGGAGTCAGCCTTAAAAAGGAATATCGTACACCCCCCATAAGACATGGTGCCGTCATTCTAATTCTGTTAGTGACATTGAGTGTTTCTGGCAGTTTagggaggagggaaggaaatCGAATTCTGTCATGCTCCGAAAGAGTTGTAGCTCATTCTCATCTTAAGTTGTACTCACTTGAATTCAAGATATCAGCTCAGGGCTGAAAGAAAAGTGCTCTCTAGGGTACCTATTACGCTACCTAAATAGCATAATAATCACGTTTTACTTTTCAAACAGTACAGAGGATCCTACAGGATGAGGATCTACAACAGGCCCGACATGACTGGACACACAATGGAGTTTGTGGATGACTGCCCTAACCTGTACGAGCGCTTCCGCTACCGTGACATTTACTCCTGCAACATCTTGGAGGGTTTCTGGATCTTCTATGAGCACCCTAACTACAGAGGACGCCAGTATTTCCTGCGCCCTGGAGAGTACAGGGCCTGTGGTGACTGGGGCTGCCACAACCCCATGGTGGGCTCCTTCAGGAGGATGAGGACTGTCATGTAAAGTCTACCCATGTGCAGcttgaattaaacattttcaaataactgTGTGCTTTGTGAGCTTATTTGAGCAAATCCATGGAACATTTATACATGAAGCCCAAGCATcccattttctttaaaaaagccttGGTGCTTAATGATCTATATCACTGTCAAACACCTACTGAAACAAGCCTTTCCTCTCTGTTGCCCTGCCGATCCTCACAGTCTGCATGCAGGTTTCTGGCTTTCATGCCAATAAAGGCAGATGTTGCAACTCTTATTGTCGCCCTTTGAGAAAGTGCAGttgtacagtattttttataGACAGACAGAGCTTTGACAGAGACAAAGCGGCCGCTACAGCTCACCAGTCCTATAGTACTCTGCCGTCTATACAGCCCGCTGTGCTGACACGACAAAGCTTTGTTCCACATTTGCAAAGCCCTGATCCCAGCAGGGTCTATAAAGAGGTCTGGTACAGCCTGACATCTGGTCTGGTCTGAACTTAGCACAGTTACAATGGGCAAGGTAAGCATGCAATTTCAAATCTGTATAGGAAAGCAGCTAAAACTTTCTGATTTGTAGTCTTTGATCATTTGTATCTACGGGGTAAATATCTCTAAAACTGTAGTTGAAATAATGAATAGTGCAACTTCTTTTTGTCACATAAAATGCTAAAGACCCTCCAAGAGTGATACCTCAAACTTTTGCAGGTAGAAGTGTAATAATCAGTACTTCTATAAGATTGTTTACCATATTTATACAACAtatgaaaagtaataaaacattagAAATTGCAAAGAATTACAGCACTTTTTCAATTCATGATATTACCATACAAATAAAAGCTGCAGAATAAGACTTAGCCATACTTAAAGTTAAATTATGCCTTCTTCTTTTTATGATAGACAAACACAATCATTATTGAGCTTGGAGTCAAAattaatactaaaaaaaaaaaaaaaaagaagaaagcccaagactttttcttttcattataaTATACAACATGCCGTTCTGTATTGTATTAAACTTTGCTTCTGGTACATCATTCTGGAAAATTTTTCATACTCCCTTAAGTTTATCTATTCCAAAATTCGTCACTTGTCGTTATTCTGTTCACAAAGTTTGTTGGATAACTTGCAAACCTAGCTCAGAATACCAAATGGTATGGTTATGAAACTAAATAAGActaaaagttaaagttattattgtttAAGAGCCTGAGGGGTTGGAGGACAGATAACTAGTCATGCCTATACAGTGTGTAATAGGTTGTCTTTGGCAGAGCCATGTGGTGTTCACGTCCACCCATTCATCACTTTCAGATTATCTTCTACGAAGACAGGAACTTCCAGGGTCGTCACTATGAGTGCAGTAGTGACTGTCCCGAGATGCAAAACCACTTCAGCCGCTGCAACTCGATAAAAGTGGACAGCGGTTGTTGGGTGGCCTACGAGAAGCCTAATTATGGTGGCTACCAGTACATGCTGCACAAGGGCGAGTATCCTGACTACCAACGCTGGGCGGGCTTCAATGACTGCATCCGCTCCTGCCGTATGGTGCCACCTGTGAGTTTTAACTGATGCCCTGCTCTGTTTGCAGCAGTGTTCTCTCTAAAGCTTTTTTGTAGAAGTGCCAGTTTAGTTCTCGAGCCTAGTCCTGCTGCTTTCACCACACTGTGCCAGTACCTGTGGCTATTTTAAAGTACTCTTTTTAGCTTGACCTATAACTGCAGTAATAAAAGTGtcaagaaataaagaaagatatAGACTGAGTTATTGGACAAGTttagtatgacaaaaaagtttgtTATTCTTATGTTGAACAAAAGATTATGTTAAATGACAGCCTTGTTTCTCGTCATTTCTTCCCTAGTACAATGGGAACTACAGGATGAAGATTTTTGAGCGCTCTGACTTTGGGGGCCAGAATCTGGAGCTAATGGAAGACTGCCCAGATCTGCATGAGCGTTTCCACACCCGTGACATCTCCTCCGTCAATGTCATGGAGGGCTACTGGATGCTGCACGAACACCCCAATTACAGGGGACGCCAGTACTTCTTGCGTCCTGGAGAGTACAGGAGGCACAGTGAGTGGGGAAGTACCAGCCCTACCATCGGCTCTCTGAGACGTGTCACTGAAGTCAACTGATttccacatttttcatttttacccTCATTGAGCCCCACTGTTAAACATCCCACCCTCTTGTTCCTCCTAATGGCAGCACTGTTTCAGTGTGGTCTCAACACTGTGGTGTCCAAAACCTgaaatcattcattttaatgacGGAGGGTGCAATTGATGTTGGGTTCCGGTTTTGTTGGGTTGCCTTTGCATTGTTGGGTAAAGTTCCACCCTAACTCAGTGCTCAAGCAATGCTCAATAAATAGTGATGATCTTTTTTGCTTTGGTCGATCCCAGAGCAAAATGGTTTGCCTCGCCAGGTCCCCAACCTCCTGTCCTACTGGAatcacaataaaagaaaacttgatgAAAGTCAACTAAAGGGAGCCTTTGTTAATTTTCTATTGACTACTACAGCTGTCACTATAAAAAGATCAGGGGGATATGGCTTTTCATAAATCTGAggaatatttttctctttagtGTGGTGATTGAACTTTCATCAGGCCACAGAGTTAGAAGTGTAACCACTGAGGTCCTAGACCAAGACCGAGAGTTTCTACAGTTTGCCGTGATATCGTCATTCcacatacacaaagaaaaattatCAAGGAAACAGAAGCTTATTCTTTGAAGTTCAAtattaaagaccaaaaaagggtATCTGAGGATGAGCATGTAGGAGTCTTTATGAGATCACATGGTACAGAGTAAGCGCGTTGAGTCCATGAAAGATGCCCATATTAGATCCACATCACAGGGCCAGTGCCAACTCAAAGAGTTGGAGTCAAAGTGGCCTGGTATTAGCCCCGAGCATCAAGCTCTctcagaacaaaaaacaaaacccagtCCACATCCCCGCTCATGCATTTTTCATCAGCCCAAGATACTGAACCCTTTCAGaaataaatatcaattattGAAATTGTTAATTAGACGCTGCGTAATTGGCAAAGATacacatgaataaataactTTGACCATTAATTATTGATTCAAAAAAATTTGAAGCCCAGCAGGGAGTGCATTTGAGAGTCTCTTAAGATCAAGCACAACAAGAAATATGAGTTTTGGCCTTGAGTAATGTCCAATTAAAGGATTGTCGGCTTTGCTGTACAAGTCCGGTGATTTGCCCTCATCATCCTTTTCATATCTGTGGACAACAATACCCAGCAGACAACACATCAACAGGGTGCAACATGGGATGTGATCAGCTGGGGTCTGAGGGTAATGCCAGATAAGAGATGAGAGGAAAGTTACAGGCTGCCAGGCCTCAGCCATAAATAGAAGCTAATCTGAGGTCACAAAGGGGCAATGGCTTCAAATATTAACCAAATTCAGAAAGTAAGCACTGCAGACTTACACAGAACTACTAAAAACAAGTCTGTGGtcatttgtatttaaagtttatGATTATAACCCTGCAAACTTCACACAAAAGGAACAGTAAAGGCAAATAACCTGAAAAACACTGCTTAAATATTCAGTATAGTCTTGTTGCAAAAATTACTGCATTTTCCACTTACAGCAACACTGAAATCTGCTCTTAGTTCAGTTAGTTTTTAAGCGTCATAAAGTTAGTACATCAGCAGAGAACAGAACTGGGGTTATCAAATCCAGCACAGCAATGTAAAATAAGTTGCTGACTTGGATTCAAATGTGCAACACAAGACACTGTGGGAACAACTTTTCCGCAAATATTTTTGAGCTCTAGCCCCACGGGCCACCAAGCCCTAATTTTAGTGGCCAAAGTACATTCATGATGGCCCAAATgtaaacttatttaaaaatatagcttGCAGAAAAGACAAGTTAATGctgtttaacattttacattccTTTGAAGAGTTTTAACAGAAAATCTTGTGTGTTTAGCATCATTAGCTGTTAGCTCTATTAGCTCAGTTAGCTGTTGGCCAAACACACCACAGAACTCTGCTGCCTGCTAACTAGCTCTCCCCCAAGTGTTAACAACACGAATATACACTCAGTTGTAGTTCCttgattctgtttttcatttgctAGGCAATATTTGGGCtctactgacaaaaaaaacaacaatttctcCCACAGGTGTCCAAGTGAAGATCTCTGTTCAAACCAGGCCCCCAGGAACTTTGCCTGGCTATGAAGCCAATTTCCGTAGTGGCCAGATAGTGAAATTACACCATCACATGATGCCCTGAGgcccaaaaaagactttttcccttTGACTTACACTGCAAAACAGATGTCTATAGGTCAGTGGATTCTTTTTTTGAGCGTGTAAACCCCCATGAAACAACTCGTTTCACTATTATGATTTGATGTTATTCGgtttgacaacatttcaaaagccTTAGAGATCCACACAATAAAATCATGaactcataggaatgaatggggccctGCGCACAAGTCTGTATCCAGTTATCTTAATACATCCCTAGCTGGaaccaaacacattttctatcaTCAGCTGGATGATGGGACGGCATTTATCTCAATCCCTGGATAATCTCATAGAGTCAATGCAGACTCTCTCAAGAGCGACTTGATAACACTCAGTGGCCACCTTAAGAAAATACTCAGTGGCCGCAGAGCAACTTTTTGTGACCACAGGCC includes:
- the crygmxl2 gene encoding crystallin, gamma MX, like 2; the protein is MATEGIIFYEGRNFQGRHWECSSDCMDTFRHFTCCNSMRVSGGHWVAYEKPHYMGYQYIIGPGEYPDYHCWMGFNNCIRSCQMYPPYRGSYRMRIYNRPDMTGHTMEFVDDCPNLYERFRYRDIYSCNILEGFWIFYEHPNYRGRQYFLRPGEYRACGDWGCHNPMVGSFRRMRTVM
- the crygmx gene encoding crystallin, gamma MX; this translates as MWCSRPPIHHFQIIFYEDRNFQGRHYECSSDCPEMQNHFSRCNSIKVDSGCWVAYEKPNYGGYQYMLHKGEYPDYQRWAGFNDCIRSCRMVPPYNGNYRMKIFERSDFGGQNLELMEDCPDLHERFHTRDISSVNVMEGYWMLHEHPNYRGRQYFLRPGEYRRHSEWGSTSPTIGSLRRVTEVN